The genomic stretch CTCTCGATCCGGGTACTTTCGCGTCGTCCGCGACAACGTCTCCGGCAGTGTGGGGAGATAATCCATACCACTACGTTTCTGTATCGACGTGTTAGCTTTTACGTCGGTAATCCCAATCGTCGGTCGATCGCATACTGCAGCCATCCCCCCGTCGAATGGAATCGGAGGACGACGGACGGGCAGACCCGTGAGCCTGTAAATTTATACTCGGTCGACTGGAACTACGGGTGATGTATCGGTTCGAAACGAATCTCACCGGTGGTGTCATCGAATGAACGAAGCTCTCGATCTGGTCGTCATGACGGGTGATCACGACACGCACGAGTCGATCGTCGATCGCGTTCGTCGAGCGGAGGAGCTCGGATACAGCCGCGTCTCGATGGGGGAAGCGACGGGGTGGAGTATCGTCCCAACGCTCTCACTGATCGCCGCTCAGACCGACGAGATCGGCATTTCGAACGACGTCTTCTCGCCGTACGGCCGGTCGCCGGCGGTGCTCGCTCAGACGGCCCTCGCCCTGCACGACCTCTCGGACGGTCGGTACCGACTGGGACTCGGACCGAGTTCGCCCGCGCTGACCGAACAGTGGCACGGAACGTCGTTCGACCGTCCGTTGAGACGACTTCGCGAAACGCTCGAGGTAATCCGGACGATCTGTACTGACGGAACCTCGGCCTCCGAGGGCCAGATATTCGATCAACGGGGGTTGTCCTACGACCGAGACGCTCCCGAGACGCCGCCGAAGATCGACCTCGCGACGCTCGGGCCGAAAGCCACGGAACTAACCGGCCGATTCGCGGACGGGTGGGTTCCACAGCTGTTCTCGACGGACGGACTCGAAGACCGATTAGCGGCTCTCGAGCGAGGAGTCGAACTCGGAGGGCGCGACGCGAGCGACGTCCGCGTTAGTCCGATCCTGCGATGTATTGCGAGTGAAGATCGCGAGCAGGCTCGCTCGAAGGCCCGGTCGATGCTCGCGTTCCTGATCG from Natronorubrum sediminis encodes the following:
- a CDS encoding TIGR04024 family LLM class F420-dependent oxidoreductase, yielding MNEALDLVVMTGDHDTHESIVDRVRRAEELGYSRVSMGEATGWSIVPTLSLIAAQTDEIGISNDVFSPYGRSPAVLAQTALALHDLSDGRYRLGLGPSSPALTEQWHGTSFDRPLRRLRETLEVIRTICTDGTSASEGQIFDQRGLSYDRDAPETPPKIDLATLGPKATELTGRFADGWVPQLFSTDGLEDRLAALERGVELGGRDASDVRVSPILRCIASEDREQARSKARSMLAFLIGAYGPYYGDSVASQGYEDVVKAIRTAWNDGDRAGMSAALSDEVLDEFAAAGTPEDVRSRVTRYAAVDGVDAVRVGFVGGMTDAEKNATMTALADLL